A region of bacterium DNA encodes the following proteins:
- a CDS encoding PTS sugar transporter subunit IIA: protein MELIELLKPELIRLRVDIEDKWELLRYLAGLLASTGEVKNEEELYQALLTREKTMSTGIGRQIAIPHATTNSVEKIILAAITLRKPIDYESFDFEPVKVVFCVASPEEKHKNYMKILSDIAKLFSKHALTADDLWNANTPEEFIDLIAKAEEKVS from the coding sequence ATGGAACTAATTGAGCTGCTAAAACCTGAACTCATCCGACTGCGAGTGGATATAGAAGACAAATGGGAGCTTCTGCGATACTTGGCAGGTCTTCTGGCAAGCACAGGCGAGGTTAAGAACGAAGAGGAGCTTTACCAAGCGTTGCTCACCCGAGAAAAAACTATGTCCACCGGTATCGGAAGGCAAATAGCCATTCCGCACGCGACTACGAATTCTGTTGAAAAAATTATTCTTGCCGCTATAACGCTCAGAAAACCTATCGACTACGAATCATTCGACTTCGAACCTGTTAAAGTGGTTTTTTGCGTTGCCTCACCTGAAGAAAAACACAAAAATTACATGAAAATACTTTCTGATATAGCGAAACTTTTCTCCAAACATGCGCTGACAGCCGATGATTTGTGGAACGCAAACACACCTGAAGAATTCATAGATTTAATAGCAAAAGCTGAGGAAAAAGTAAGCTGA
- the hemW gene encoding radical SAM family heme chaperone HemW: protein MVNILLHKTTVLNMHIYIHIPVCIRKCRYCAFYSVPIEEIDIEAVISAIKAELRIYSEHFKGKSFKPPPTLYFGGGTPSLIPPKQIASIIELAGQLLSIDKFSEITLEANPETITADVASQLKSAGINRISIGVQSLDDEILSFLGRIHDAKTALAAIENAVKSGITSVNADIIYATPFHRRRKILNELGKLIELGVNHFSLYSLSAEPGTPLYEDVQSGKVALPSSDEASEQYFTMLDMLEGYGFYPHEISNFARIGNKCIHNMAYWLGEPYLGIGPSAHSYDGETRWANIDDWRKYATMVLEGEKPLAFSEKLSKFQKIEELVMLRLRLSDGINLGELEDNTRDAILGAAKVLIDEGVLVYNGKNLYLPREKRLLADGVALKIITAMKNGTN, encoded by the coding sequence GTGGTCAACATACTTCTTCATAAGACCACCGTTCTGAACATGCACATTTACATTCACATTCCAGTATGCATAAGAAAGTGCAGATATTGCGCATTTTACTCCGTGCCGATTGAGGAAATAGACATCGAAGCGGTGATTTCCGCCATAAAAGCCGAACTCAGAATTTACTCAGAACACTTTAAGGGAAAAAGTTTTAAACCTCCGCCAACGCTCTATTTCGGCGGTGGAACGCCATCGCTTATACCACCAAAGCAAATAGCAAGCATTATCGAACTTGCAGGGCAACTACTAAGCATCGACAAGTTCAGCGAAATCACACTGGAAGCTAACCCTGAAACTATTACGGCGGATGTAGCCTCGCAATTGAAATCGGCGGGAATCAACAGAATAAGCATAGGCGTGCAGTCCCTCGACGACGAAATTCTAAGCTTTCTTGGACGAATCCATGATGCCAAAACTGCACTTGCGGCAATAGAAAACGCTGTAAAATCAGGCATCACCAGTGTTAACGCGGATATAATATACGCAACTCCATTTCACCGAAGACGCAAAATACTAAACGAGCTTGGGAAACTTATCGAACTTGGGGTTAATCACTTTTCGCTGTATTCACTTTCTGCCGAGCCTGGAACACCCCTTTACGAAGATGTCCAAAGTGGCAAGGTAGCTCTGCCCTCATCCGATGAGGCTTCAGAACAATATTTCACTATGCTCGACATGCTCGAAGGTTATGGTTTCTACCCTCACGAGATTTCCAACTTTGCGAGAATTGGCAACAAATGCATCCATAACATGGCATATTGGCTTGGCGAGCCATATCTCGGCATAGGTCCGTCGGCGCACTCCTATGACGGTGAGACACGCTGGGCAAACATTGATGATTGGAGAAAATATGCCACCATGGTCCTTGAAGGAGAAAAACCTCTGGCATTTTCCGAAAAATTAAGCAAATTTCAGAAAATTGAGGAGCTTGTAATGCTAAGATTGCGGCTTTCTGACGGAATAAATCTCGGCGAGCTTGAGGATAACACGAGGGATGCGATACTTGGTGCCGCAAAGGTGTTAATAGATGAAGGAGTGCTGGTTTACAACGGCAAAAACCTGTATCTTCCAAGGGAAAAGAGACTTTTAGCGGATGGCGTAGCGCTAAAAATAATCACAGCAATGAAAAATGGAACTAATTGA